In Rhodanobacter denitrificans, a single window of DNA contains:
- the nuoL gene encoding NADH-quinone oxidoreductase subunit L: MGLSTSILLTIALAPLVGCVLAGFLGRFLGRAGSHSVTILGVAVSCVLSFYVLYQLTMGGAAEYNQNIYTWFQIGPFNASVGFMVDRLTALMLVVVSFVSLLVHVYTIGYMADDDGYTRFFSYISLFTFSMFMLVMSNNFMQLFFGWEAVGLVSYLLIGFWYKRPTAIFANLKAFLVNRVGDFGFLLGIAAVLYFVGTLDYATAFAAAPGLVGKTLQITANTQWDAATVICICLFVGAMGKSAQVPLHVWLPDSMEGPTPISALIHAATMVTAGIFMVARMSPLFEMSSTALSFVLVIGATTALFTGLIGIVQNDIKRVIAYSTLSQLGYMTVALGVSMYSGAVFHLMTHAFFKALLFLGAGSVIIAMHHEQDMRYMGGLRKYMPITWITMWIGSLALVAVPFTSGFYSKDAIIEAVGLSHRWGAHYAYFCVMAGVLVTGLYTFRQMYLTFHGKERFTVVEPHGHGHHDGHDDHGHHEPGVLVHAPKESPWVVTLPLVLLAIPSLLVGFFTVGPTLFGRWFGGAIHVEEANDVLAELGHEFHGAAVMALHGFTQLPFLLVLVAFATTTYIYLFNPALAGRIKSALKPLWTVLDRKYWVDDVYFALFARGGVLLGRGFWKASETAVIDGAMVNGSVNLVHRVAATMRRLQSGYLYHYAFAMILGLILLLGGYWLIGSGPVGP, translated from the coding sequence ATGGGTCTCTCCACCTCCATCCTGCTGACGATCGCACTGGCGCCGCTGGTCGGCTGCGTGCTGGCCGGCTTCCTGGGCAGGTTCCTCGGCCGCGCCGGTTCGCACAGCGTCACCATCCTCGGTGTGGCCGTATCGTGCGTGCTGTCGTTCTACGTGCTGTACCAGCTCACCATGGGCGGTGCGGCCGAATACAACCAGAACATCTACACCTGGTTCCAAATCGGCCCGTTCAACGCCAGCGTCGGCTTCATGGTCGACCGGCTGACCGCGCTGATGCTGGTGGTGGTGAGCTTCGTGTCGCTGCTGGTGCACGTCTACACCATCGGCTACATGGCCGACGACGACGGCTACACGCGCTTCTTCAGCTACATCTCGCTATTCACCTTCTCGATGTTCATGCTGGTCATGAGCAACAACTTCATGCAGCTGTTCTTCGGCTGGGAAGCGGTGGGCCTGGTGTCGTACCTGCTGATCGGCTTCTGGTACAAGCGGCCGACCGCGATCTTCGCCAACCTGAAGGCGTTCCTGGTCAACCGCGTGGGCGACTTCGGCTTCCTGCTCGGCATCGCGGCGGTGCTGTATTTCGTCGGCACGCTGGACTACGCCACGGCGTTCGCCGCGGCCCCCGGCCTGGTCGGCAAGACCCTGCAGATCACCGCGAACACGCAGTGGGACGCGGCCACGGTGATCTGCATCTGCCTGTTCGTCGGCGCGATGGGCAAGTCGGCGCAGGTGCCGCTGCACGTGTGGCTGCCCGACTCGATGGAGGGCCCGACCCCGATCTCCGCGCTGATCCATGCGGCGACCATGGTCACCGCCGGCATCTTCATGGTGGCGCGCATGTCGCCGCTGTTCGAGATGTCGTCCACGGCGCTGAGCTTCGTGCTGGTGATCGGCGCCACTACCGCGCTGTTCACCGGCTTGATTGGCATAGTCCAAAATGACATCAAGCGGGTGATCGCCTACTCCACGCTGTCGCAGCTGGGCTACATGACGGTGGCGCTGGGCGTGTCGATGTATTCGGGCGCGGTGTTCCACCTGATGACCCACGCGTTCTTCAAGGCGCTGCTGTTCCTCGGCGCCGGCTCGGTGATCATCGCGATGCACCACGAGCAGGACATGCGTTACATGGGCGGCCTGCGCAAGTACATGCCGATCACCTGGATCACCATGTGGATCGGCTCGCTGGCGCTGGTGGCGGTGCCGTTCACCTCCGGCTTCTACTCGAAGGACGCGATCATCGAGGCGGTTGGCCTGTCGCACCGCTGGGGCGCGCACTATGCCTACTTCTGCGTGATGGCCGGTGTGCTGGTGACAGGGCTGTACACGTTCCGCCAGATGTACCTCACGTTCCACGGCAAGGAGCGTTTCACCGTGGTCGAGCCGCATGGCCACGGCCATCACGACGGCCATGACGACCATGGCCATCACGAGCCAGGTGTGCTGGTGCATGCGCCGAAGGAATCGCCGTGGGTGGTGACGCTCCCGCTGGTGCTGCTGGCGATTCCGTCGCTGCTGGTCGGCTTCTTCACGGTCGGGCCGACGCTGTTCGGCCGCTGGTTCGGTGGCGCGATCCATGTGGAAGAGGCCAATGACGTGCTGGCCGAACTCGGTCACGAGTTCCACGGTGCGGCGGTGATGGCGCTGCACGGGTTCACCCAGTTGCCGTTCCTGCTGGTGCTCGTCGCGTTCGCGACCACCACCTACATCTACCTGTTCAACCCGGCGCTGGCCGGCCGGATCAAGTCCGCGCTGAAGCCGCTGTGGACGGTGCTCGATCGCAAGTACTGGGTCGACGACGTGTACTTCGCGCTGTTCGCCCGTGGCGGCGTGCTGCTGGGCCGCGGCTTCTGGAAGGCCAGTGAGACGGCGGTGATCGATGGCGCAATGGTCAACGGCTCGGTGAATCTGGTGCATCGCGTCGCCGCCACGATGCGCCGCCTGCAGTCGGGCTACCTCTACCACTACGCCTTCGCGATGATCCTCGGCCTGATCCTGCTGCTTGGCGGGTACTGGCTCATCGGTTCCGGGCCGGTCGGGCCATAA
- a CDS encoding NADH-quinone oxidoreductase subunit M yields the protein MFNHLLSLLIWLPVAGAIPVLLAGSARPSLARWLSLLVAVLTFVVSLFLLVQYNPTGAAMQLVESHLWIASWGVHYGLAVDGISVALIVMTTFVGILVVAGAWEVIQDKPHQYMAAMLILEGLLIGVFCATDALLFYALFEAILIPMFILIGIWGGPRRVYATLKFFIYTFFGSVFMLIALLYLYQKAHTFDLATLAALPLTFKEQAWIFFAFLIAFAIKVPMVPVHTWLPDAHVEAPTGGSVVLAAVMLKVGTYGMLRFILPIVPDAGAHFAWLVIVLSLVAIVYIGYVALVQEDMKKLVAYSSVAHMGFVTLGIFIAFMLVREQGHTDMALLGMQGAMVQMISHGFVSGAMFTCIGVMYDRTHTRLIKDYGGVINVMPWFGFFYVLFAMANCGLPGTSGFVGEFMVILSSFSASPWIALFAAFTLIIGAGYTLWLVKRVLWGEIGNQHVAEMKEINARETFVLGAFAAAVLALGIWPQPLVHLMDGSVAQLVQQLAIHKI from the coding sequence ATGTTCAATCATTTGCTCAGCCTGCTGATCTGGCTCCCCGTTGCTGGGGCCATCCCGGTGCTGCTTGCCGGCTCGGCCCGCCCCAGCCTGGCGCGCTGGCTGTCGCTGCTGGTGGCAGTGCTGACCTTCGTGGTCAGCCTGTTCCTGCTGGTGCAGTACAACCCCACCGGCGCCGCGATGCAGCTGGTCGAAAGCCACCTGTGGATCGCCTCGTGGGGTGTCCATTACGGCCTGGCGGTGGACGGCATTTCGGTGGCGCTGATCGTGATGACCACCTTCGTCGGCATCCTGGTGGTCGCCGGTGCGTGGGAAGTCATCCAGGACAAGCCGCACCAGTACATGGCCGCGATGCTGATCCTCGAAGGCCTGCTGATCGGCGTGTTCTGCGCCACCGATGCGCTGTTGTTCTACGCGCTGTTCGAGGCGATCCTGATCCCGATGTTCATCCTGATCGGCATCTGGGGTGGTCCGCGCCGCGTCTATGCGACGCTGAAGTTCTTCATCTACACGTTCTTCGGCTCGGTCTTCATGCTGATCGCGCTGCTGTACCTGTACCAGAAGGCGCACACGTTCGACCTGGCCACGCTGGCCGCGCTGCCACTGACGTTCAAGGAGCAGGCCTGGATCTTCTTCGCGTTCCTGATCGCGTTCGCGATCAAGGTGCCGATGGTGCCGGTGCACACCTGGTTGCCGGATGCCCACGTCGAGGCGCCGACCGGCGGTTCGGTGGTGCTGGCGGCGGTGATGCTGAAGGTCGGCACCTACGGCATGCTGCGCTTCATCCTGCCGATCGTGCCGGACGCGGGCGCGCATTTCGCCTGGCTGGTCATCGTGCTGAGTCTGGTTGCGATCGTCTACATCGGCTACGTCGCACTGGTGCAGGAGGACATGAAGAAACTGGTGGCGTACTCGTCGGTGGCCCACATGGGCTTCGTCACACTCGGCATCTTCATCGCCTTCATGCTGGTGCGCGAGCAGGGCCATACCGACATGGCGCTGCTCGGCATGCAGGGCGCGATGGTGCAGATGATTTCGCACGGCTTCGTCTCCGGCGCGATGTTCACCTGCATCGGCGTGATGTATGACCGCACGCATACGCGCCTGATCAAGGACTACGGCGGCGTGATCAACGTGATGCCATGGTTCGGCTTCTTCTACGTGCTGTTCGCGATGGCCAACTGCGGCCTGCCGGGCACCAGCGGTTTCGTGGGCGAGTTCATGGTGATCCTGTCCAGCTTCAGCGCCAGCCCGTGGATCGCGCTGTTCGCCGCGTTCACCCTGATCATCGGCGCCGGCTACACGCTGTGGCTGGTCAAGCGCGTGCTGTGGGGCGAGATCGGCAACCAGCACGTGGCCGAGATGAAGGAAATCAACGCACGCGAGACGTTCGTGCTGGGCGCCTTTGCCGCCGCCGTGCTGGCGCTGGGTATCTGGCCGCAGCCTCTGGTCCACCTGATGGACGGCTCGGTGGCGCAGCTGGTGCAGCAGCTTGCCATTCACAAGATCTGA
- the nuoN gene encoding NADH-quinone oxidoreductase subunit NuoN: MPTFNDILILLPEFYLVAAACLLLLLDAFMKPAQRPLLHWISIAVLLVAIYLVVAGQPPQTVTAFGGMFVRDDVAEILKVFALGTTAMVFVYARPYLIDRKLLGGEFYTLMIFAVIGIMLLVSAGNLVTVYLGLELLSLSSYALVALNRDAKLPPEAAIKYFVLGALASGMLLYGMSMVYGASGMGGTPTLDLAQLHGVMSYTTAPTLLLFGLIFMIVGIGFKLGAAPFHMWIPDVYQGAPTPVTTFIASGSKLAAFGMAYRLLDAGMGDLSQHWQLMLAVLAVASLAIGNLVAIVQTNLKRMLAYSTISHMGYLLLGLSAAGPEGYAAAMFYAICYALMGVAAFGVMLAMTRAGFECEEIADLKGLNQKSPWMAFLMLLAMFSLAGVPPLFGFWAKVLVLEAAIHANMLWLAIVGVVFAIIGLYYYLYVVKVMYFDKPEEGGALQAQPDRPLRVVLSLNALSLLVLGLYWGPLLGWCRRAFGL, from the coding sequence ATGCCGACTTTCAATGACATCCTGATCCTGCTGCCGGAGTTCTACCTGGTGGCAGCGGCGTGCCTGTTGCTGTTGCTGGACGCCTTCATGAAGCCCGCGCAGCGCCCGCTGCTGCACTGGATCTCGATCGCCGTGCTGCTGGTGGCGATCTACCTGGTGGTCGCCGGCCAGCCGCCGCAAACGGTGACCGCGTTCGGCGGCATGTTCGTGCGCGACGACGTGGCCGAGATCCTCAAGGTGTTCGCGCTGGGTACCACCGCGATGGTGTTCGTCTACGCGCGCCCGTACCTGATCGACCGCAAGCTGCTTGGCGGCGAGTTCTATACGCTGATGATCTTCGCGGTGATCGGCATCATGCTGCTGGTTTCGGCCGGCAACCTGGTGACCGTGTACCTGGGGCTGGAGCTGTTGTCGCTGTCGTCGTACGCGCTGGTCGCGCTGAACCGCGATGCGAAACTGCCGCCGGAGGCGGCGATCAAGTACTTCGTGCTGGGTGCGCTGGCCTCGGGCATGCTGCTGTACGGCATGTCGATGGTCTACGGTGCTTCCGGCATGGGCGGCACGCCGACCCTGGACCTGGCGCAACTGCACGGCGTGATGAGCTACACCACGGCGCCGACCTTGCTGTTGTTCGGCCTGATCTTCATGATCGTCGGCATCGGTTTCAAGCTGGGCGCCGCACCGTTCCACATGTGGATTCCCGACGTCTACCAGGGAGCGCCCACCCCGGTCACCACCTTCATCGCCTCCGGTTCCAAACTGGCCGCGTTCGGCATGGCCTATCGCCTGCTCGATGCCGGCATGGGCGACCTGTCGCAGCACTGGCAACTGATGCTGGCGGTGCTGGCGGTCGCTTCGCTGGCGATCGGCAACCTGGTCGCGATCGTGCAGACCAACCTCAAGCGCATGCTGGCGTATTCGACCATCTCGCACATGGGCTACCTGCTGCTTGGCCTTTCCGCCGCCGGTCCGGAAGGCTATGCCGCGGCGATGTTCTACGCGATCTGCTACGCGCTGATGGGCGTGGCGGCGTTTGGCGTGATGCTGGCGATGACCCGTGCGGGTTTCGAGTGCGAGGAGATCGCCGACCTGAAGGGGCTGAACCAGAAATCGCCGTGGATGGCATTCCTGATGCTGCTGGCGATGTTCTCGCTGGCCGGCGTGCCGCCGCTGTTCGGCTTCTGGGCCAAGGTGCTGGTGCTGGAGGCGGCGATCCACGCGAACATGCTGTGGCTGGCCATCGTCGGTGTCGTGTTCGCCATCATCGGCCTGTACTACTACCTGTACGTGGTCAAGGTGATGTACTTCGACAAGCCGGAGGAGGGCGGTGCGCTGCAGGCACAGCCGGACCGGCCGTTGCGCGTGGTGCTGTCGCTGAACGCGCTGTCGCTGCTGGTGCTGGGCCTGTACTGGGGCCCGCTGCTGGGTTGGTGCCGGCGCGCGTTCGGGTTGTGA
- the rimP gene encoding ribosome maturation factor RimP, whose product MDTQALAQRFSEVLVDLGLECLGVEFTPSHGQSTLRVYLDLLDRETGDGERREVGIEDCETASRELSALLDVEDPIPGHYVLEVSSPGLDRPLFNAAQFARAGGQEVKVLLKAPLEGRRRLRGKLVSAEGGRVVLEAEGKTFEFEHALVESARVVPDWVALGYAPQPKRGGKAPGKK is encoded by the coding sequence ATGGATACGCAGGCACTGGCACAACGTTTCAGCGAGGTACTGGTCGATCTGGGCCTGGAATGCCTCGGCGTGGAGTTCACCCCGTCGCACGGGCAGAGTACCCTGCGCGTCTACCTGGATTTGCTGGACAGGGAAACGGGCGACGGCGAACGCCGTGAGGTCGGCATCGAGGATTGCGAGACCGCGAGCCGCGAATTGTCCGCCCTGCTGGACGTGGAGGATCCGATTCCCGGCCACTACGTGCTGGAAGTTTCCTCGCCGGGCCTGGATCGGCCGCTGTTCAACGCCGCACAGTTTGCGCGGGCGGGCGGGCAGGAAGTGAAGGTGCTGCTGAAGGCGCCGCTGGAAGGCCGTCGTCGCCTGCGCGGCAAGCTGGTTTCGGCCGAAGGCGGGCGCGTCGTGCTGGAAGCCGAAGGCAAGACGTTCGAATTCGAGCACGCGCTGGTGGAAAGCGCGCGTGTGGTACCGGACTGGGTGGCGCTCGGTTACGCGCCGCAACCCAAGCGCGGCGGCAAGGCGCCCGGCAAGAAGTGA
- the nusA gene encoding transcription termination factor NusA, producing the protein MSKELLLVVDAVANEKGVPLEVIFEAMEAALASAAKKRYPDEEPDIRVSIDHNTGEYETFRRWEVIADDGEMESPSYQLRLMDALDERADAKVGEYIEHQIENAEFGRIAAQAAKQVIVQRVREAERQQVVDAFADRVGELVTGIVKRVERGNIYLDLGSNAEAFIPRDKTIPRESARVGDRVRGYLYEVRSEARGPQLFVSRAAPEFMIELFKLEVPEVGQGLVEIKGCARDPGDRAKIAVLAHDSRTDPIGACIGMRGSRVQAVSNDLNGERVDIILWHENQAQYVINAMAPAEVQSIIMDEEKHSMDIAVAEDKLSQAIGRGGQNVRLASKLTGWQLNVMTQDQVTAKSESEQEAARQLFMDKLEVDQEIAVILVQEGFSSIEEIAYVPSAELLAVEGFDEDIVEELRARARDALLTEALAVEEGVDEHQPSEELLALEGMDEETAFALAARAVTTVDDLADLAVDDLIDIEGMDEERAAALIMAARAPMIARLEKGG; encoded by the coding sequence ATGAGCAAAGAACTTTTGCTGGTCGTCGACGCGGTCGCCAATGAAAAGGGCGTGCCGCTGGAAGTGATTTTCGAGGCGATGGAGGCCGCGCTGGCCTCGGCCGCGAAGAAGCGCTATCCGGACGAGGAGCCGGACATCCGTGTGTCGATCGACCACAACACCGGCGAATACGAGACGTTCCGTCGCTGGGAAGTCATCGCCGACGACGGCGAGATGGAATCGCCGTCGTATCAGCTGCGCCTGATGGACGCGCTGGACGAGCGCGCCGACGCCAAGGTGGGCGAGTACATCGAGCATCAGATCGAGAACGCCGAATTCGGCCGCATCGCCGCGCAGGCCGCGAAGCAGGTGATCGTGCAGCGCGTGCGCGAAGCCGAGCGCCAGCAGGTGGTCGACGCCTTCGCCGATCGCGTGGGTGAACTGGTCACCGGTATCGTCAAGCGCGTCGAGCGCGGCAACATCTACCTCGACCTGGGCAGCAACGCCGAGGCGTTCATCCCGCGCGACAAGACCATTCCGCGCGAATCGGCCCGCGTCGGCGACCGCGTGCGCGGCTACCTGTACGAAGTGCGCTCCGAGGCCCGCGGCCCGCAGCTGTTCGTGTCGCGCGCGGCGCCGGAATTCATGATCGAGCTGTTCAAGCTGGAAGTGCCGGAGGTCGGCCAGGGCCTGGTCGAGATCAAGGGCTGCGCGCGCGATCCGGGCGATCGCGCCAAGATCGCCGTGCTGGCCCACGACAGCCGCACCGATCCGATCGGTGCCTGCATCGGCATGCGCGGTTCGCGCGTGCAGGCGGTCTCCAACGACCTCAACGGCGAGCGCGTCGACATCATCCTGTGGCACGAGAACCAGGCGCAGTACGTCATCAACGCGATGGCGCCGGCCGAAGTGCAGTCCATCATCATGGACGAGGAAAAGCACTCGATGGACATCGCGGTGGCCGAGGACAAGCTGTCCCAGGCGATCGGCCGGGGCGGCCAGAACGTGCGTCTCGCCAGCAAGCTGACCGGCTGGCAGCTCAACGTGATGACCCAGGACCAGGTCACCGCCAAGAGCGAGTCCGAGCAGGAGGCTGCGCGCCAGCTGTTCATGGACAAGCTCGAAGTGGACCAGGAGATCGCCGTGATCCTCGTGCAGGAGGGCTTCTCCAGCATCGAGGAAATCGCCTATGTGCCCAGCGCCGAGTTGCTCGCGGTGGAGGGCTTCGATGAGGACATCGTCGAGGAACTGCGCGCCCGCGCCCGCGACGCGCTGCTGACCGAGGCACTGGCGGTGGAGGAGGGCGTCGACGAACATCAGCCTTCCGAAGAGCTGCTGGCGCTGGAGGGCATGGACGAGGAGACCGCCTTTGCACTGGCCGCGCGTGCGGTGACCACGGTCGACGACCTGGCCGACCTGGCGGTGGACGACCTGATCGACATCGAAGGCATGGACGAAGAGCGTGCCGCGGCACTGATCATGGCTGCACGTGCGCCGATGATCGCGCGACTGGAGAAGGGTGGCTAA
- the infB gene encoding translation initiation factor IF-2, translated as MSDVTIKQLAQVLGMPVDKLLTQLGEAGMKFSDQEQVISSTEKVKLLGFLRRTHGKSEAAAEVDDSAPRQITLKRRTVGELKVAAPGGRGATGAAKTVNVEVRAKRTYVKRSVIAEEASAEPEREDAVRKLQESQQQREQEERERTEAEQRRQAEAQHALDEQRRRAEKEQHEVEPAGPVEPAVVEHVEATPEPAAEAAPVAAGDDAAAAVQRIDQRDLGMILPRIHEPRKREKPVKPAAAPAAPVAPAARAVVAGGAVASTAAGDAGRGKPKHPRERNDSVGSKEDRDAGKRFAGGQMHLSEADRARRSSSSKRGKPGRSGGREPLRGGGAGPTGPHGFSRPTAPVVREVVVGDTNVVAELAQKMAVKGSEVVKALFKMGVMATINQTVDHDTAVLVVEELGHTPVADNQNNAEETLAAHTQTIELEGEKVSRPPVVTIMGHVDHGKTSLLDYIRRTKVASGEAGGITQHIGAYHVQTSKGVITFLDTPGHAAFTSMRARGAQSTDIVILVVAADDGVKPQTIEAVKHARAAKVPLIVAVNKMDKDGANPDNVKQGLVAQEVVPEDWGGDVQFVPVSAKTGMGVEDLLDAISVQAEVMELKAVVDGRASGVVIESSLDRGRGPVATVLVQQGTLRKGDFVVCGVEYGRMRALIDETGKQVAEAGPSIPVQVLGLSGVPETGDDFVAVEDERLAREVAEERQLKRRETRMVSKSNRLEDIIAKMGQGEEQQTLNILVKGDVQGSVEALRESLTQIGNDRVRVNVVASGVGGITESDATLAAASKALVIGFNVRADASARKVIETNGLDVRYFSIIYDVIDQVTQAATGLLGMEVREDIIGTAEVRDVFRSSKFGAVAGCMVTEGVVKRSKPIRVLRDHVVIFEGELESLRRFKDLVDEVRNGMECGIAVKQYNDVKPGDQIECFERTEVARTL; from the coding sequence ATGTCGGACGTCACGATCAAACAACTCGCCCAGGTGCTGGGTATGCCGGTCGACAAGCTGCTGACCCAGCTTGGCGAGGCAGGCATGAAATTCTCCGACCAGGAGCAGGTCATCAGCAGCACCGAGAAGGTGAAGCTGCTCGGCTTCCTGCGCCGCACGCATGGCAAGAGCGAAGCCGCCGCCGAGGTCGACGACAGCGCACCACGCCAGATCACCCTGAAGCGCCGCACGGTCGGCGAGCTGAAGGTGGCTGCGCCGGGCGGCCGCGGTGCCACGGGTGCAGCCAAGACGGTCAATGTCGAGGTGCGCGCCAAACGCACCTACGTCAAGCGCAGCGTGATCGCCGAGGAAGCCAGCGCCGAGCCCGAGCGCGAGGATGCCGTGCGCAAGCTGCAGGAATCGCAGCAGCAGCGCGAGCAGGAAGAGCGCGAGCGGACCGAGGCCGAGCAGCGCCGCCAGGCGGAGGCGCAGCACGCCCTGGACGAACAGCGCCGGAGAGCCGAGAAAGAGCAGCACGAGGTGGAGCCGGCCGGCCCAGTCGAGCCGGCCGTGGTCGAGCACGTCGAGGCGACGCCGGAGCCGGCGGCCGAGGCGGCGCCCGTGGCCGCCGGCGATGACGCGGCGGCAGCCGTCCAGCGCATCGACCAGCGCGACCTGGGCATGATCCTGCCGCGCATCCATGAGCCGCGCAAACGCGAAAAGCCGGTCAAGCCGGCCGCGGCTCCCGCTGCACCGGTCGCCCCCGCGGCGCGTGCCGTGGTGGCCGGTGGTGCCGTTGCTTCGACCGCTGCCGGCGATGCCGGTCGCGGCAAGCCCAAGCATCCGCGCGAGCGCAATGACAGCGTCGGCAGCAAGGAAGACCGCGACGCCGGCAAGCGCTTTGCCGGCGGGCAGATGCATTTGAGCGAGGCCGACCGGGCCCGCCGCTCTTCCAGCAGCAAGCGCGGCAAGCCGGGCCGCAGCGGCGGCCGCGAGCCGTTGCGCGGGGGCGGCGCTGGGCCGACCGGCCCTCACGGCTTCTCGCGGCCCACCGCGCCGGTGGTGCGTGAAGTGGTGGTGGGCGATACCAACGTCGTCGCCGAGCTGGCGCAGAAGATGGCGGTCAAGGGCTCCGAGGTGGTCAAGGCGCTGTTCAAGATGGGCGTGATGGCGACCATCAATCAGACCGTCGACCACGACACCGCGGTGCTGGTGGTCGAGGAGCTCGGCCACACGCCGGTGGCGGACAACCAGAACAACGCCGAGGAGACGCTGGCGGCGCATACCCAGACCATCGAGCTGGAGGGCGAGAAGGTCTCGCGGCCGCCGGTGGTGACGATCATGGGTCACGTCGATCACGGCAAGACCTCGCTGCTCGACTACATCCGCCGCACCAAGGTCGCGTCGGGCGAGGCCGGCGGGATCACCCAGCACATCGGTGCGTACCATGTGCAGACGTCGAAGGGCGTGATCACGTTCCTGGACACGCCGGGCCATGCCGCGTTCACCTCGATGCGTGCCCGTGGCGCGCAATCGACCGACATCGTGATCCTGGTGGTGGCCGCCGACGACGGCGTCAAGCCGCAGACGATCGAAGCGGTCAAGCACGCGCGCGCCGCCAAGGTGCCGTTGATCGTGGCCGTCAACAAGATGGACAAGGACGGCGCGAACCCCGACAACGTCAAGCAGGGCCTTGTGGCACAGGAAGTGGTGCCGGAAGACTGGGGCGGCGACGTGCAGTTCGTGCCGGTGTCGGCCAAGACCGGCATGGGCGTCGAGGACCTGCTCGACGCGATCTCGGTGCAGGCCGAAGTGATGGAATTGAAGGCCGTCGTCGATGGCCGCGCCTCCGGCGTGGTGATCGAATCCAGCCTGGACCGCGGCCGCGGTCCGGTGGCCACCGTGCTGGTGCAGCAGGGCACGCTGCGCAAGGGCGATTTCGTGGTCTGCGGCGTCGAATACGGCCGCATGCGCGCGCTGATCGACGAGACCGGCAAGCAGGTTGCCGAAGCCGGCCCGTCGATCCCGGTGCAGGTGCTGGGCCTGTCCGGAGTGCCGGAAACCGGCGACGATTTCGTTGCCGTCGAGGACGAGCGCCTGGCTCGCGAGGTCGCCGAGGAGCGCCAGCTGAAGCGGCGTGAGACGCGGATGGTCAGCAAGAGCAACCGGCTCGAGGACATCATCGCCAAAATGGGCCAGGGCGAGGAGCAGCAGACGCTCAACATCCTGGTCAAGGGCGACGTGCAGGGCTCGGTCGAGGCCTTGCGTGAATCGCTGACCCAGATCGGCAACGATCGCGTACGGGTCAACGTGGTGGCTTCCGGCGTCGGCGGCATCACCGAGTCCGATGCCACCTTGGCCGCCGCCTCGAAGGCGTTGGTGATCGGCTTCAACGTGCGTGCCGACGCCTCGGCGCGCAAGGTGATCGAGACCAACGGTCTGGATGTGCGTTATTTCTCGATCATCTACGACGTGATCGACCAGGTGACCCAGGCGGCCACCGGCCTGCTCGGCATGGAAGTGCGCGAGGACATCATCGGCACCGCCGAGGTTCGCGACGTGTTCCGCAGCTCGAAATTCGGTGCCGTGGCCGGTTGCATGGTCACCGAGGGTGTGGTCAAGCGCAGCAAGCCGATCCGCGTGCTGCGCGACCACGTGGTGATCTTCGAGGGCGAGCTGGAATCGCTGCGCCGCTTCAAGGACCTCGTCGACGAAGTGCGCAACGGCATGGAGTGCGGCATCGCCGTGAAGCAGTACAACGACGTCAAGCCGGGCGACCAGATCGAGTGCTTCGAACGCACCGAAGTGGCGCGCACGCTTTGA
- the rbfA gene encoding 30S ribosome-binding factor RbfA, with protein sequence MPSRDFKRTDRIGAELRRELGLLVHAAVRDHGLPSTSVCDVEITRDLDWATVWVTTMLPEQGLPAVKALNELSHEIRHALAHSGMRMRRVPELKFKYDDSVDKGERIESLLRQQARDLAPPGGDKHD encoded by the coding sequence ATGCCCTCCCGTGATTTCAAACGTACCGACCGCATTGGTGCCGAACTGCGCCGTGAGCTCGGCTTGCTGGTGCACGCGGCCGTACGCGATCACGGCTTGCCGTCGACCAGCGTGTGCGACGTGGAAATCACCCGTGACCTGGATTGGGCCACGGTATGGGTGACCACGATGCTGCCCGAACAGGGGTTGCCCGCGGTGAAGGCGCTCAACGAGCTGAGCCACGAGATCCGGCATGCGCTGGCACACAGCGGCATGCGCATGCGCCGGGTGCCCGAGCTGAAGTTCAAGTACGACGATTCGGTCGACAAGGGCGAGCGCATCGAATCGCTGCTGCGCCAGCAGGCGCGCGACCTGGCGCCGCCGGGCGGCGACAAGCACGATTGA